One genomic region from Sylvia atricapilla isolate bSylAtr1 chromosome 16, bSylAtr1.pri, whole genome shotgun sequence encodes:
- the CD40 gene encoding tumor necrosis factor receptor superfamily member 5 isoform X1, with translation MNRLGLLGLLCAALLGCWEPGDALTCFDKQYVYKGRCCNRCPPGEKLVSECNKTQDSACSPCESGHYQPSWTKEKHCAPHDICEDNAGLIVKIQGSTTHNTVCQCQAGMHCSDTSCQTCVENQPCQLGSGFVAAKAMDRMSSPCEPCAEGTFSNVSSKTEPCHPWTSCEEKGLVVKVKGTNSSDVICESSRRSSLSVLIPITAAVVTCLVGVCIYCLVHTDSRRRVSKEIEAGEPGENQHTQQPTEQDENVLPVQETLLGGQPVAQEDGKESRISEQEML, from the exons TGCTGGGAACCTGGTGATGCCTTAACATGCTTTGATAAGCAGTATGTATACAAGGGCAGATGCTGCAACCGGTGTCCTCCAG GGGAAAAGCTGGTCTCTGAGTGCAATAAAACACAAGACTCTGCATGTTCCCCCTGTGAGAGTGGACACTATCAGCCAAGCTGGACCAAGGAGAAGCACTGTGCTCCTCATGATATCTGTGAAGACA ATGCTGGCCTCATTGTGAAGATCCAAGGAAGTACAACACACAACACAGTGTgccagtgccaggctggcaTGCACTGCTCTGACACCAGCTGCCAGACCTGCGTGGAGAACCAGCCTTGCCAGCTTGGCTCTGGCTTTGTAGCAG ccaaGGCCATGGACCGGATGTCATCCCCCTGTGAACCCTGTGCAGAAGGCACCTTCTCCAATGTCTCCTCTAAAACCGAGCCATGCCACCCCTGGACAAG TTGTGAAGAAAAGGGGCTGGTCGTGAAGGTGAAAGGGACAAACTCCTCAGATGTGATCTGTG AGTCAAGCAGGCGCTCCTCACTGTCAGTGCTGATCCCCATCACAGCTGCAGTTGTCACATGCCTCGTAGGTGTCTGCATCTACTGCCTGGTGCACACAG ATTCCAGGCGACGGGTGTCGAAGGAG aTAGAGGCTGGGGAGCCCGGAGAGAACCAACATACCCAGCAGCCCACGGAGCAGGATGAGAATGTCTTGCCTGTGCAGGAGACCCTACTCGGGGGCCAGCCTGTGGCCCAGGAGGATGGCAAGGAGAGTCGCATCTCAGAGCAGGAGATGCTTTGA
- the CD40 gene encoding tumor necrosis factor receptor superfamily member 5 isoform X2, protein MNRLGLLGLLCAALLGCWEPGDALTCFDKQYVYKGRCCNRCPPGEKLVSECNKTQDSACSPCESGHYQPSWTKEKHCAPHDICEDNAGLIVKIQGSTTHNTVCQCQAGMHCSDTSCQTCVENQPCQLGSGFVAAKAMDRMSSPCEPCAEGTFSNVSSKTEPCHPWTSCEEKGLVVKVKGTNSSDVICESSRRSSLSVLIPITAAVVTCLVGVCIYCLVHTDSRRRVSKEETLLGGQPVAQEDGKESRISEQEML, encoded by the exons TGCTGGGAACCTGGTGATGCCTTAACATGCTTTGATAAGCAGTATGTATACAAGGGCAGATGCTGCAACCGGTGTCCTCCAG GGGAAAAGCTGGTCTCTGAGTGCAATAAAACACAAGACTCTGCATGTTCCCCCTGTGAGAGTGGACACTATCAGCCAAGCTGGACCAAGGAGAAGCACTGTGCTCCTCATGATATCTGTGAAGACA ATGCTGGCCTCATTGTGAAGATCCAAGGAAGTACAACACACAACACAGTGTgccagtgccaggctggcaTGCACTGCTCTGACACCAGCTGCCAGACCTGCGTGGAGAACCAGCCTTGCCAGCTTGGCTCTGGCTTTGTAGCAG ccaaGGCCATGGACCGGATGTCATCCCCCTGTGAACCCTGTGCAGAAGGCACCTTCTCCAATGTCTCCTCTAAAACCGAGCCATGCCACCCCTGGACAAG TTGTGAAGAAAAGGGGCTGGTCGTGAAGGTGAAAGGGACAAACTCCTCAGATGTGATCTGTG AGTCAAGCAGGCGCTCCTCACTGTCAGTGCTGATCCCCATCACAGCTGCAGTTGTCACATGCCTCGTAGGTGTCTGCATCTACTGCCTGGTGCACACAG ATTCCAGGCGACGGGTGTCGAAGGAG GAGACCCTACTCGGGGGCCAGCCTGTGGCCCAGGAGGATGGCAAGGAGAGTCGCATCTCAGAGCAGGAGATGCTTTGA